The nucleotide window GACCCCGACGTCGCCGAGGCCGCGGCGCTCGCCCACGACCTCGGGCACCCGCCGTTCGGGCACCTCGGCGAGCAGACGCTCGACCGCATCGCCCGCCACCGCTTCGGCCTCGCCGACGGCTTCGAGGGCAACGCGCAGACGTTCCGCATCATCACGACGACCGACGTGCGCGGGCCGTCGGCCATCGGGCTCGACCTGACGACGGCGGTGCGCGCCGCCGTCCTCAAGTACCCGTGGCTGCGGCTGCACCACCCCGCGCCGCACCCGTCGGCGATGGCCGTGCCGCCACGCGGCGCCGGCGAGCCGGGCGACCTCCCGGGCACCGGCGCGGCCAAGTTCTCCGCCTACGCCACCGAACTCGACGACTTCGAGCAGGCGCGCGCGGCGTTCGCCGGCCGCGTCGAAGGCTGGCAGCAGACCGTCGAAGCGTCCGTGATGGACACCGCCGACGACATCGCCTACGCCATCCACGACCTGCAGGACTTCCACCGCATCGGCGTGCTGCAGCACGCGCCGGTCGCGGCGGAGCTGGGGGAGTGGCTGGAGCACGCGGTGGAGCTGGCGTCGCTGGACGACGAGACGCTGCACGCGGAACTGCGCCGCCCGGGCCGGTCACTGGAGCGCCTCCGCCGCCGCATGCACGCGAAGGACGCCTGGATCGTCGACGACGACGCGTTCGCCGCGGCGGTCGCGCGGGTGCGCGCGGAGCTGGTCGACGGGCTTCTGGCGGGCGAGTTCGACGGTTCGATCGAGGCAGAGCAGGCGACGGCGGCGTTCTCCGCGAACTGGACGTCCCGCCTGGTCGACGGCGTGTTCGTGCTGCCGTCCCCGTCCACCCGCACCGGCCACGTCTCGCTGCGGCCCGCGCAGTGGCACGAGGTCCAGGTGCTCAAGTTCGTGCACCGCCGGTTCGTGCTGCTGCGCCCGGACCTGGCGTTGCACCAGCGCGGCCAGGCGGGCTTGGTGACGAGCCTGGTCGACGCCCTCGACGCATGGCTGCTCGACCGCGACGAGGTCTCCCGCCTGCCCCGGCGGTTGCACGACCTGGTCGAGCTGGCCCGCGCGGAGTACGCGGGCCTGGCCCGCACGTCACCGGAGCTGCTGGTGGGGGCAACGGGCGAGCCGGTGACGGGCGCGGACGCGGTGCGCGGGCTCGCCCGCGGGCGAGCGGTGGTCGACTTCGTGGCGTCGCTGACGGATAAGCAGGCGGTGACCCTACTGGACGCGCTGTCCGGGCGGGCGTCGCAGCCGTGGTCGGATTCGTTCGTGCTCTGAGTGGCCGGGGCGGGCCGGGCCGGTCGCCGGGGCAGGCGCCGGTCGCCGGGAGTGGCTGGGACTGGATTCGTTGGCCGCGCCTCGCCGCCTACCGCACCTTGCCCCGCCTCCCGCAACACCGCCGATCTCGCGTGATCGCAGGCGGGACTCGCGTGATCCGGGCCGTGACTCGCGTGATCCGGGCCGGGACTCGCGCCGCCCATGCTCCCGCGGCGCGTAACGAACTTTCCCCGTCGCCCCGCCGGTTGCACGGTCCGGTGAGTTGCATGTGGACATCCCAGTCCGTGAGCGCCCTTGCGCTCGAGGGTGGAGCGATCATTTGTCCGCTCCGTGTCCGGTGACCGGTTCACCGCTGCGCTGAACGGCCTACAACATCCGGCCCGTTCGGGAAATTATCTGTCCTTTGTCACTCGAACGGCTGATGTTTACCGAGAACTCGCGGTACTTAGCTGGATCCAGCCGGTGATCACCGGCGTCGGTCAGCGTGAGTCGGGGCACGCGCCTTGGAGATTCGGAGGGCGCCCGTGCGTCGTACCCGTTCCACGAGATCGAGATCCACTGTGTTCACCGCCTCGGCCGCGGCGCTGCTCGCCGCGCTCGGGCTGGTTTCCCCGCCTGTCGCGGGGGCCGCACCCGCGTCCGCGCCGGACGCGTTCAGCGAAACCGCTCAGCAGCAGATCGCCGCCCTGCAGGCGGTCAAGGCGGGCCGCACCGCCACCGAGTCCAAAGTGGACAGCAAGCTGCTCGTCGCCACCAAGGGCGTCGCGAAGCAGCTGAACAGTTTGCAGTCTGGGGCCACCGTTTCCGCGGCCGGGACCGTCCTGGTCGACATCCGCGCGAGCAAGGTCTCGCCCGACCTCCTCACCGGGCTCACCAAGGCCGGGGCCGGCATCCGCGCGGTGTCCGACCGCTACGGCAGCGTCCGCGCCGAAGTGCCGCTCGACAAGGTCGGCGAGATCGCCGCGCGCGGTGACGTCAAGCGCGTCGAACAGGCCGACCAGGCGATGACCGCCCGGGAACTGGCCACGCCGGCGACGGCGCCGGAAAAGACCGAAACCAAGCAGCAGAAGGCCGACCGCATCGCCGGTGAGCTGCAGAAGGCCGTGGCCGCCAAGACCCAGCGCAGCGCCGCCGCGGCCGCTCCGCTGGTCAGCGAAGGCGACCGCGCCCACAACGCCGACCTCGCACGCCAGCAGTTCGGCGTCACCGGCGTCGGCGTCAAGGCCTGCGCACTGTCCGACGGCGTCGACTCCCTCGCCGCTTCGCAGGCCAGGGGCGAACTGCCGGCCGTCGACGTCATCGCCGGCCAGGAGGGCGACGGCGACGAGGGCACCGCAATGCTCGAGATCATCCACGACCTCGCGCCCCGCGCCGCGCTCGGCTTCGCCTCGGCGTTCAACTCCGACGCCAGCTTCGCGGACAACATCCGCAAGCTGCGCTTCGAGTCGCACTGCGACGTCATCGTCGACGACGTCATCTACTTCAAGGAATCGCCGTTCCAGGACTGGATCATCGCCCAGGCCGTGAACGACGTGACCGCCGACGGCGCGCTGTACTTCTCGTCCGCGGGCAACGAAGGCAACGTCGCCAGCGGCACCGCCGCGCACTGGGAAGGCGACTTCGTCGACTCGGGCAAGTCGGTCGGCAAGTTCGCCGGCACCGCGCA belongs to Amycolatopsis tolypomycina and includes:
- a CDS encoding deoxyguanosinetriphosphate triphosphohydrolase family protein; its protein translation is MDQETDPRAARRDPVANVGGFTDLATSPFRIDRDRIAASPFFARLGGVTQVVSAGGAGLLHNRLTHSLKVAQVARAVAERIATGPDAALADKLGGCDPDVAEAAALAHDLGHPPFGHLGEQTLDRIARHRFGLADGFEGNAQTFRIITTTDVRGPSAIGLDLTTAVRAAVLKYPWLRLHHPAPHPSAMAVPPRGAGEPGDLPGTGAAKFSAYATELDDFEQARAAFAGRVEGWQQTVEASVMDTADDIAYAIHDLQDFHRIGVLQHAPVAAELGEWLEHAVELASLDDETLHAELRRPGRSLERLRRRMHAKDAWIVDDDAFAAAVARVRAELVDGLLAGEFDGSIEAEQATAAFSANWTSRLVDGVFVLPSPSTRTGHVSLRPAQWHEVQVLKFVHRRFVLLRPDLALHQRGQAGLVTSLVDALDAWLLDRDEVSRLPRRLHDLVELARAEYAGLARTSPELLVGATGEPVTGADAVRGLARGRAVVDFVASLTDKQAVTLLDALSGRASQPWSDSFVL